In Neoarius graeffei isolate fNeoGra1 chromosome 9, fNeoGra1.pri, whole genome shotgun sequence, one genomic interval encodes:
- the ercc1 gene encoding DNA excision repair protein ERCC-1 isoform X1 yields MENKKFKINLDDSAFNRERSPVASLFKPSSKKPSAETSTTHSAPQAGGQPLSYAEFVVQSKSRAKERPGDLPQDVHRAAEQRSDTALECGSVTKPSTDAGKAQTSTKERMSPEPTIAGSETSAVPGRLEEDVGQGQKMDEGHSTEKGIIMPPAIGSGSSIIVSPRQRGNPILKFVRSVPWEFGEVLPDYVLGRTTCALFLSVRYYTLNPNYIHERLKQLGQTFTLRVLLVQVDVTDPHHALKELARICIMADCTLILAWSPEEAGRYLETYKSYEKKPADLLKEQVEKDYLSKVTDCLTTVKSINKTDAITLLSAFSSLGGIINASKEELVLCPGLGPQKARRLYDLLHQPFLKSKKKESR; encoded by the exons GTGGCTTCTCTTTTCAAGCCCTCTTCCAAAAAACCCAGTGCAGAGACCTCGACTACCCACAGTGCACCTCAAGCTGGTGGCCAGCCGCTGTCTTATGCCGAGTTCGTCGTTCAGAGCAAAAGCAGAGCTAAAGAGAGACCTGGAGATCTTCCTCAGGATGTGCATAGAGCTGCAGAACAGAGATCTGACACTGCTCTTGAATGTGGATCAGTCACAAAACCTTCCACAGATGCTGGGAAAGCTCAGACTAGCACAAAAGAGAGAATGAGTCCAGAGCCAACTATAGCAGGATCGGAGACCTCTGCAGTTCCAGGAAGGTTGGAGGAGGATGTGGGACAAGGGCAGAAAATGGATGAAGGTCACAGCACAGAGAAAGGCATCATTATGCCACCAGCGATAGGGTCAGGGAGCAGCATTATTGTAAGCCCAAGACAG AGAGGAAACCCTATTTTAAAGTTTGTCCGGAGCGTCCCGTGGGAGTTTGGAGAGGTACTGCCTGACTACGTCTTGGGTCGAACAACATGTGCACTCTTTCTCAG TGTGCGCTACTATACCCTGAACCCAAACTACATCCACGAGCGGCTGAAGCAGCTGGGCCAAACTTTCACACTCCGAGTACTGCTCGTGCAAGTTGATGTG ACAGATCCTCATCATGCACTGAAGGAGCTCGCTCGAATCTGCATCATGGCTGACTGCACACTTATCCTGGCCTGGAG CCCTGAGGAAGCCGGTCGTTACTTGGAGACATATAAATCTTATGAGAAAAAGCCTGCAGATCTGCTTAAAGAGCAAGTAGAGAAAGATTACCTGTCTAAG GTTACTGATTGTCTGACCACAGTGAAgtccatcaacaaaactgacgccATCACACTGCTGTCCGCATTCTCT TCTTTGGGGGGCATCATTAATGCATCAAAGGAGGAGCTGGTTCTGTGTCCAGGACTCGGCCCACAAAAG GCGAGAAGACTGTATGATCTGCTTCATCAACCTTTTCTGAAgtctaaaaagaaagaaagcagatgA
- the ercc1 gene encoding DNA excision repair protein ERCC-1 isoform X2 gives MENKKFKINLDDSAFNRERSPRGNPILKFVRSVPWEFGEVLPDYVLGRTTCALFLSVRYYTLNPNYIHERLKQLGQTFTLRVLLVQVDVTDPHHALKELARICIMADCTLILAWSPEEAGRYLETYKSYEKKPADLLKEQVEKDYLSKVTDCLTTVKSINKTDAITLLSAFSSLGGIINASKEELVLCPGLGPQKARRLYDLLHQPFLKSKKKESR, from the exons AGAGGAAACCCTATTTTAAAGTTTGTCCGGAGCGTCCCGTGGGAGTTTGGAGAGGTACTGCCTGACTACGTCTTGGGTCGAACAACATGTGCACTCTTTCTCAG TGTGCGCTACTATACCCTGAACCCAAACTACATCCACGAGCGGCTGAAGCAGCTGGGCCAAACTTTCACACTCCGAGTACTGCTCGTGCAAGTTGATGTG ACAGATCCTCATCATGCACTGAAGGAGCTCGCTCGAATCTGCATCATGGCTGACTGCACACTTATCCTGGCCTGGAG CCCTGAGGAAGCCGGTCGTTACTTGGAGACATATAAATCTTATGAGAAAAAGCCTGCAGATCTGCTTAAAGAGCAAGTAGAGAAAGATTACCTGTCTAAG GTTACTGATTGTCTGACCACAGTGAAgtccatcaacaaaactgacgccATCACACTGCTGTCCGCATTCTCT TCTTTGGGGGGCATCATTAATGCATCAAAGGAGGAGCTGGTTCTGTGTCCAGGACTCGGCCCACAAAAG GCGAGAAGACTGTATGATCTGCTTCATCAACCTTTTCTGAAgtctaaaaagaaagaaagcagatgA